Proteins co-encoded in one Gemmatimonadaceae bacterium genomic window:
- a CDS encoding aminopeptidase P family protein — MFSRRRFLTASGLAIAGTACAAGGKEAAAQDDEHGGGSAGGSQLPPAIAALKSLKGEAKPITVEERRARLEKARRLMTEQKIDALMLTGGTSLVYFTGMNWGNSERLTAVIVPVKGTPFVVTPKFEEERTNEQVRLGPLGSGTNVMTWEEDESPSKLVADGLRARGIASGKIGIEETVKFVFSDNVAHAAPQLQLTSGTPIAAGCRMTKDAHELELMKLASKVTLMAYEAAWKSLKEGMTQGDFARLVSQAHERLGFSGGAGVQVGEFSALPHGSITPQVVKEGSILLIDGGCKVEGYSSDLSRTFVLGKATDKMKKVFEIEHAAQTAALKAARPGVACGDIDAAARKVITDGGYGPGYKYFTHRVGHGLGMDGHEWPYLVKGNTLPLQPGMTFSDEPGIYIPGEFGVRLEDDWVVTETGGEMFTPQSPSLEDPFGTGMPS; from the coding sequence ATGTTCTCGCGCCGTCGATTCCTCACCGCGTCCGGACTGGCCATCGCGGGCACTGCCTGCGCGGCGGGAGGGAAGGAAGCTGCCGCTCAGGATGACGAGCATGGCGGCGGGAGTGCGGGGGGGAGCCAGCTCCCGCCAGCGATCGCGGCGCTCAAGTCGCTCAAGGGCGAGGCCAAGCCGATCACGGTCGAGGAGCGTCGCGCCCGCCTGGAGAAGGCGCGTCGCCTGATGACCGAGCAGAAGATCGACGCGCTGATGCTCACCGGCGGCACTTCGCTGGTCTACTTCACGGGGATGAACTGGGGAAACAGCGAGCGGCTGACGGCGGTCATCGTCCCGGTGAAGGGGACGCCGTTCGTGGTGACGCCGAAGTTCGAGGAGGAGCGCACGAACGAGCAGGTGAGGCTCGGCCCCCTGGGGAGCGGGACGAACGTGATGACGTGGGAGGAGGACGAGTCTCCGTCAAAGCTCGTCGCCGACGGGCTGCGCGCGCGCGGCATTGCGTCGGGCAAGATCGGGATCGAGGAGACGGTGAAGTTCGTCTTCAGCGACAACGTGGCGCACGCCGCGCCGCAGTTGCAACTGACGAGTGGGACGCCGATCGCCGCCGGCTGCCGCATGACGAAGGACGCGCACGAACTCGAGCTCATGAAGCTCGCCTCCAAGGTCACGCTCATGGCCTACGAGGCGGCGTGGAAGTCGCTCAAGGAGGGAATGACGCAAGGTGACTTCGCGCGCCTGGTCTCGCAGGCGCACGAGCGCCTGGGCTTCTCCGGCGGTGCGGGCGTGCAGGTCGGGGAGTTCTCCGCCCTCCCGCACGGATCCATCACGCCGCAGGTCGTGAAGGAGGGATCGATCCTCCTCATCGATGGCGGGTGCAAGGTGGAGGGGTACTCATCGGACCTGTCGCGCACATTCGTGCTTGGCAAGGCGACCGACAAGATGAAGAAGGTGTTCGAGATCGAGCATGCGGCGCAGACGGCGGCGCTCAAGGCGGCGCGCCCCGGCGTGGCCTGCGGCGACATCGATGCGGCGGCGCGCAAGGTCATCACCGACGGCGGCTACGGTCCGGGCTACAAGTACTTCACGCACCGGGTGGGGCACGGGCTCGGCATGGACGGGCACGAATGGCCGTATTTGGTGAAGGGGAACACGCTCCCGTTGCAGCCGGGGATGACCTTCTCCGACGAGCCCGGGATCTACATCCCCGGTGAGTTCGGGGTTCGCCTGGAGGACGACTGGGTCGTCACCGAGACGGGGGGCGAGATGTTCACGCCGCAGTCGCCCTCGCTCGAGGATCCGTTCGGGACCGGGATGCCGAGCTGA
- a CDS encoding DNA recombination protein RmuC encodes MATVSWSPLVMAAIVGCVMGAAIAWIVARGRGAGEAARTAGEIARLTALLEAERRHAGEREALVRQSESQLKEAFRSLSSDALRENAEAFLQVARGTLDEARTASTLDLEGRQRAIAEMLTPLRDALERVDGNLRQVEVSRAGAYESLLTQVTSLAEVHRELSGRTRTLVDALKSPVVRGRWGEVQLRRVCEMAQMQAHVDFVEQEGIEGKDGALRPDLQVRLPGGKVVIVDAKAPLQAYLDALEAPDDAARDALMRQHARQVRDHITRLSSKGYWEQFPQAPEFVVMFLPGETFFSTALQLDATLIEYGVERRVIPASPTTLIALLRAVSYGWQQEQVSQGAETVRALGRELYDRLRTFSTHLDDMRRALEKAVDAYNRGVGSLEQSVLPQARRFRELGVAPSTELPVLEGVDRTLRVPRALDAAGATEAAGHT; translated from the coding sequence ATGGCAACCGTCAGTTGGTCACCACTTGTGATGGCGGCGATCGTTGGGTGCGTGATGGGCGCCGCGATCGCCTGGATCGTGGCGCGCGGCCGGGGTGCCGGCGAGGCGGCGCGCACGGCCGGGGAGATTGCGCGGCTGACGGCGTTGCTCGAGGCCGAGCGTCGGCACGCCGGCGAGCGTGAGGCGCTGGTTCGCCAGTCCGAGTCGCAGCTCAAGGAGGCGTTCCGATCGCTGTCCTCCGATGCCTTGCGAGAGAACGCCGAGGCCTTCCTGCAGGTGGCGCGCGGGACGCTGGACGAGGCGCGCACCGCGTCCACGCTCGACCTCGAGGGGCGGCAGCGCGCCATTGCCGAGATGCTGACGCCGCTTCGCGACGCGCTGGAGCGCGTCGACGGCAACCTGCGACAGGTCGAGGTGTCGCGCGCCGGCGCCTACGAGTCGCTACTCACGCAAGTGACGTCGCTGGCCGAGGTGCATCGCGAGTTGAGCGGGCGTACGCGCACGCTGGTGGATGCGCTCAAGTCGCCGGTGGTGCGCGGCCGCTGGGGCGAGGTGCAGCTGCGCCGCGTGTGCGAGATGGCGCAGATGCAGGCGCATGTCGACTTCGTGGAGCAGGAGGGGATCGAGGGGAAGGACGGCGCGCTGCGCCCCGACCTGCAGGTGCGCCTCCCGGGGGGAAAGGTCGTCATCGTCGACGCCAAAGCGCCGTTGCAGGCATATCTCGATGCGCTGGAGGCGCCCGACGATGCCGCGCGGGACGCGCTCATGCGACAGCACGCACGCCAGGTGCGCGACCACATCACGCGCCTCTCGTCCAAGGGATACTGGGAGCAGTTTCCGCAGGCGCCGGAGTTCGTGGTGATGTTCCTGCCGGGCGAGACGTTCTTCAGCACGGCGTTGCAGCTGGATGCCACGCTCATCGAGTATGGCGTGGAGCGGCGGGTGATCCCCGCGTCGCCCACCACGCTGATCGCGCTGCTGCGCGCGGTGTCGTACGGCTGGCAGCAGGAGCAGGTGTCGCAGGGGGCCGAGACGGTGCGCGCGCTGGGGCGCGAACTGTACGACCGGCTGCGCACCTTTTCCACGCACCTGGACGACATGCGCCGCGCGCTGGAGAAGGCGGTCGATGCCTACAACCGCGGCGTGGGGTCGCTGGAGCAGAGCGTCCTGCCGCAGGCGCGTCGCTTTCGCGAACTCGGCGTGGCGCCCTCGACCGAGCTGCCGGTGCTGGAAGGCGTCGATCGCACGTTGCGCGTACCGCGAGCTCTCGATGCCGCGGGCGCGACCGAAGCCGCCGGGCACACCTAA
- a CDS encoding acetyl-CoA hydrolase/transferase family protein: protein MPPVDWTSRGVSAADAVSLITSGMRVFCHGAAATPQPLLAALAERGDVDGVRLYHMHTEGAAPWTAPGIAERIRSVALFCGPSLREPVADGRADFVPVFLSDIPSLFANGIIPLDVAIVQLSPPDGHGYCSLGTSVDCARAAVDSARFVIAEINEQMPRTHGNTAIPFERIDAFLYSNRPLPGHAPTGEGDVEARIGEIVAGLVEHRATLQMGIGAIPDAVLARLHDKKDLGIHTEMFSDRVVELFDSGAITNRFKQVHPGRIVTSFVNGSQKVYDFVHDNPLVEFHPCDRTNDTALISRNPKVTAINSAIQVDITGQVCADSIGPRIYSGIGGQMDFVRGAARSRGGKPIIALPSTAAGGTVSRIVAELAHGAGVVTTRGHVHWVVTEYGAVNLHALSLRERADALISIAHPDFRSELRRDAQQLRK from the coding sequence ATGCCCCCTGTCGATTGGACTTCTCGCGGCGTCTCCGCCGCCGATGCCGTCTCGCTCATCACGAGCGGGATGCGCGTTTTCTGCCACGGAGCGGCCGCCACGCCGCAGCCACTGCTCGCCGCCCTCGCCGAGCGCGGCGACGTCGACGGCGTGCGCCTCTATCACATGCACACCGAGGGCGCCGCTCCGTGGACCGCCCCGGGCATCGCCGAGCGTATCCGCTCCGTCGCGTTGTTCTGCGGCCCATCGTTGCGCGAACCGGTCGCCGACGGGCGCGCCGATTTCGTCCCCGTCTTCCTCTCCGACATCCCGTCGCTCTTCGCCAACGGCATCATCCCGCTCGACGTGGCCATCGTGCAGCTCTCGCCGCCGGATGGCCACGGCTATTGCTCGTTAGGGACATCGGTGGATTGCGCGCGCGCCGCCGTCGACTCGGCGCGATTCGTCATCGCCGAGATCAACGAACAGATGCCGCGCACGCATGGCAACACCGCCATCCCGTTCGAGCGCATCGATGCCTTCCTCTACTCCAATCGCCCCCTCCCGGGGCACGCACCCACCGGCGAGGGCGACGTGGAGGCGCGCATCGGTGAGATCGTGGCCGGACTCGTCGAGCACCGGGCGACGCTGCAAATGGGGATCGGCGCCATTCCCGATGCCGTGCTCGCCCGCCTGCATGACAAGAAGGACCTCGGGATCCACACGGAGATGTTCTCCGACCGCGTCGTCGAGCTGTTCGACTCCGGCGCCATCACCAATCGATTCAAGCAGGTGCACCCCGGGCGCATCGTGACGTCGTTCGTGAACGGGAGCCAGAAGGTGTACGACTTCGTGCACGACAACCCGCTGGTCGAGTTCCATCCTTGCGACCGGACCAACGACACGGCACTGATTTCGCGCAACCCGAAGGTCACGGCGATCAACTCGGCGATCCAGGTCGACATCACGGGACAGGTGTGCGCCGACTCGATCGGTCCGCGCATCTACTCCGGCATCGGCGGACAGATGGACTTCGTGCGCGGCGCGGCCCGCTCGCGCGGCGGCAAGCCGATCATCGCCCTGCCATCGACGGCAGCTGGCGGGACCGTCTCGCGCATCGTCGCCGAGCTGGCGCACGGCGCCGGCGTGGTCACCACGCGCGGACACGTGCACTGGGTGGTGACGGAGTACGGCGCGGTGAACCTGCACGCCCTGTCGCTGCGCGAGCGCGCCGACGCCCTGATCTCGATCGCCCACCCCGACTTCCGCAGCGAGCTGCGCCGCGACGCGCAGCAGCTCAGAAAATAG